Part of the Oncorhynchus nerka isolate Pitt River linkage group LG14, Oner_Uvic_2.0, whole genome shotgun sequence genome is shown below.
TtacagtaatgtttgtgtgtaatggGTGTGTAGTATAGATTACAGTAATGTTTGTGTATAATGGGTGTGTAGTATAGATTACAGTAATGTTTGTGTATAATGGCTGTGTAGTATAGATtacagtaatgtttgtgtgtaatggGTGTGTAttatagattacagtaatgtttgtgtgtaatggGTGTGTAttatagattacagtaatgtttgtgtgtaatgtgtgtgtagtaTAGATTACAGTAATGTTTGTGTATAatgggtatgtagtatagattaCAGTAATGTTTGTGTATAATGGGTGTGTAGTATAGATTACAGTAATGTTTGTGTATAATGGGTGTGtagtatagattacagtaacattTGTGTATAATGGGTATGTAGTGTAGATtacagtaatgtttgtgtgtaatgtgtgtgtagtaTAGATTACAGTAATGTTTGTGTATAATGGGTGTGtagtatagattacagtaacagtTGTGTATAATGGGTATGTTGTGTAGATTACAGTAATGTTTGTGTATAATGGGTGTGGTGCAACActtgggtcattgtctatttgtcAGTTTACTTCCCAAATGTAGCGACAATTTGTTGTCAGTCAACCAATCTCTATCAAAATGCAATTCCTTACTCAGGTTCTCCTCTATGTAAACTGTATCCTTCCCTGATATCAGTATGACTGAGATTTGTGAGCTTGCCCTGTTCCTGTCCCGGCTAACTTGTGTGTCAGATGTGGAGAATAGTTATGTGTATGTGATATGGAGCAGTGTTTTCCTAGCGGTGGGTTGTGATTGATTCCTTGTGGGTCGAAGCCTACTGTAGGTTGTGATTGATTCCTTGTGGGTCGCAGGTCATTGATTCCTTTGGGTCGAAAGCCTACTTTACTGGGTCCAAATGTAGGTTTATGATTGATTCCTTGTGTTGTCAGTCAGCCTACTGTAGGTTGTGATTGATTCCTTGTGGGTCGATCAAAATTCAATTCCTACTGTAGGTTGTGATTGATTCCTTGTGGGTCTCAGCCTACTGTAGGTTGTGATTGATTCCTTGTGGGTCGAAGCCTACTGTAGGTTGTGATTGATTCCTTGTGGGTCTCAGCCTACTGTAGGTTGTGATTGATTCCTTGTGGGTCGCAGCATACTGTAGGTTGTGATTGATTCCTTGATGGGTCGAATAGCCTATGTGTAGGTTGTGATTGATTCCTTTTCCAGCCTACTGGGTTGTGATTGATTCCTTGTGGGTCGAAAGCCTACTGTAGGTTGTGATTGATTCCTTGTGGGTCGCAGCCTACTGTAGGTTGTGATTGATTCCTTGTGGGTCGAAAGCCTACTGTAGGTTGTGATTGATTCCTTGTGGGTCGAAAGCCTACTGTAGGTTGTGATTGATTCCTTGTGGGTCGAAGCCTACTGTAGGTTGTGATTGATTCCTTGTGGGTCGAAGCCTACTGTAGGTTGTGATTGATTCCTTGTGGGTCGAAGCCAACTGTAGGTTTATGATTGATTCCTTGTGGGTCGCAGCCTACTGTAGGTTGTGATTGATTCCTTGTGGGTCGAAGCCTACTGTAGGTTGTGATTGATTCCTTGTGGGTCTCAGCCTACTGTAGGTTGTGATTGATTCCTTGTGGGTCTCAGCCTACTGTAGATTGCGATTGATTCCTTGTGGGTCGAAGCCTACTGTAGGTTGTGATTGATTCCTTGTGGGTCGAAGCCTACTGTAGGTTGTGATTGATTCCTTGTGGGTCGAAGCCAACTGTAGGTTTATGATTGATTCCTTGTGGGTCGCAGCCTACTGTAGGTTGTGATTGATTCCTTGTGGGTCGAAGCCTACTGTAGGTTGTGATTGATTCCTTGTGGGTCGAAGCCTACTGTAGGTTGTGATTGATTTCTGATGGGTCTGGCTTAAAACTGGGTCCTGGCTATAACATTGGTTTTATTTACTTGATGTGTTACAATAACTCAAAAAGCTTCAGGTAGGTCATAACTgaccacaagcacacacacacacagaggtatgTCTTACTATAGTTGTGAGGACTTTTTGGGACCAACAAATGATTCAAAATCCAAATCCAAACTCAGCCATTCAAGAGCCACTGCTACAGATGTTCTTTAACCCCGGTGAAATTTCACTCATTGGTTTATTATTCATATggctctgtctgctgtctgtctgttgagcTGTCTGTTGAGCTGTCTGTTGAGCTGTCTgttgagctgtctgtctgttgagcTGTCTgttgagctgtctgtctgttgagctgtctgtctgttgagcTGTCTgttgagctgtctgtctgttgagctgtctgtctgttgagctgtctgtctgtctgtctgtctgtctgtctgtctgtctgtctgtctgtctgtctgtatgttgaGCTGTCTgttgagctgtctgtctgttgagctgtctgtctgtctgtctgtctgtctgtctgtctgtctgtctgtctgtctgtctgtctgtctgtctgtctgtctgtctgtctgtctgtctgtctgtctgtctgtctgtctgtctgtctgtctgtctgtctgtctgtctgtctgtctgttgagctgtctgtctgttgagctgtctgtctgttgagcTGTCTGTATGTTGAGCTGTCTGTATgttgagctgtctgtctgttgagcTGTCTGTATgttgagctgtctgtctgttgagctgtctgtctgtctgtagagaaaGACAAAGGCAGTATCTACAGCTGAGATCTGCTCAGAGAGGGTTTCCTTTTGTATTGACTCTCGACAAACACATAAATCAACTTGTATTCGGTATAGACGCTCAGGTACGTAATATAATATTGTGATTGTTGGTGATATACTAACAAAAGCTTAAGAAAGGGTATCATAGGAAATCATATAATTGTCATAATTGCTAGAGTCACATGGATCATTAACCAAACAAAGTGCAGAGTGAGTTCTAGAATCAGAAGGGGCAACTTGTACTTCCCAGAAGACAGACCGGGCCATCGGTAaactgttacatacagtaggtAAATGTTGATCATgagtccctccctgtctccctgtctgtgtgtgtgtgtgtgtgtgtgtgcaggctgaAGCGTGACAGACATGACTgtcagtcacacacactcacacatgagcATGGAGACACATTGTGGAAAGCATTCTGTGTATCTCTGAGAGGAAGAAGCATTGGGAGAATCTTCGTGAGTAGGCCTAACCAGTAGGCCTAACCAGTAGGCCTAACCAGTAGGTCTAACCAGTaggcataaccagctgatagtgACAGGGAGGACACAAACTCCTCTGGCTGAAGTATTGCATCAGTAATCTATTATTTTGTTGTCGTTAGAGTCTAGTACAGAAGTTGGACATGAACTGGAGTGTGTTCCTGGATCAGCTTTTCTAACTGTGAGTAACTAGAATTGGTAATAGCTACTACTGTACTGTGGGGTTGATAGGGTGCAGGACAGGAGAAGCTCTGATGTGGGCCTTCTGGTATTGCTGTACTGTGGGGTTGAGAAGGTGCAGGACAGGAGAAGTTCTGAAGTGGGCCTTCTGGTATTGCTCTACtgtggggttgagagagagaggcttgcaTGTGTTTTGTAAATTGCACTccttcctagagagagagagagagagagagagagagagagagagagagagagagagagaacagagaacagagagagagagaacagagaacagagaagagagagagagagagagagagagagagagaacccttaTTTATGTTCGCTTTTGTACTTtaaatatttgcacataatatgacatttcaaatgtctttattcttctgTGAATGTGATGTTTacctttatttttttaattgtttatttcacttttgtatattatctacctcacttgctttgtcaatgttaacacatgtttcccatgccaataaagccctttaaaTTGAATTGAGTTAGCTAACCAGCTCATCTGTTAAAACGTATGATGTAATGTAAACTCTTAGGGGGGAAAAAACGtgctaactacaacctaaaagggTTGGTCTGCTGTCCCCATAGCAGAACCCTTTAACCTTGGTTTAGGTTTCTATACAGAAGGCTTTTCCCCCAGAgccgtgtgtctgtgtctttcaatCCACATGCAGCCTGTACACACATGGTATGCTCGTCACCGTAGGTGATCCTATTTGTttttatgttgtgtgtgtgtgtgtgtgtgtgtgtgtgtgtgtgtgtgtgtgtgtgtgtgtgtgtgtgtgtgtgtgtgtgtgtgtgtgtgtgtgtaagggtgtTTGTTTATGAGTCTGTTGTGTATTTAAAGTAGGTCCATATATGAAAGCTGTTGAAAAGTTAACCGTTTACAGTAATGAGAGGCAACTGTAAAATACTCACCTGCCATCTTTATCTCATGGATTAGATCTTCGTCATCGCAAAGTGGAAACATCACATTCATgctaattgtgttgctgtaccatgtcatgtgtgtctctgtgttatgaCAATATATTCATgctaattgtgttgctgtaccATGTCATGTGTGTCTCTATGTTATGACAATATATTCATactaattgtgttgctgtaccatgtcatgtgtgtttctgtatattatcGTTAGGGTTGCTAAGATACCCGTAATTTATGAAAGTTACCAGAATTAATTTAGGTAATTAACAAAAAATCTATGGAAATCTATTGTGactttggtaatttatacttcaataacttaaaaaaaaaataatgcaTTATTCATTTACAGTATAATATTAATTTTGTTTCTATGTGTCCATATTGTAcatgagtttctagtagataTGGTTCAAACCAGATGGTTCGAGATAATTGACAAATGAATGAAAAAAATCATCTAATCAACGATAGCATTATTCTCAATGAACTCTTCCAATTTGTTACTTTTTTTTCCCAAAATTGACACTAATTTGCCACCCAAAAATTGACAGCAAATACatattgacatagtaaaataaatataagtatgtaaaaacattttttttaaatatgataGGACCACACAGAGGGCCAAAGACTattagacacctgtgataatctgaagtacccaaaagggGCCACTAGATGTATTGTGATAGattacataaaatccttgaaagataccacaattctggtagtttactggtaaacttttgaaagtttccagtaatatatCCTCCCTTTGAGACCCTAGTTATCATATCCTGTTGCCATGACCTATCCAAATAGGACAATAACTTCTCAATGGATCACTAACTACCTGTTGGAACAGCTCGGACATCAATCACTATCTCCTCGTCCTCATGTGAAAAGGACAAAAcatccctcttcctccactcctccctctcttatCTTGGCATTTAGGAAAGACACATATGAAGGAATTATGGGTATTATGCCAAAATGAGCTTCAGATTCCAGCTGCGGCATTCATGCATATGCGCTTGGAAGCAAGTAAACAGACATTTAGTCATAGCTTTGGAGTGTTTAGCCATAGCCGTAGTGTGAAGAGTTATACAATTGGCTAATACAGTTTTATCATTACTATCCCACTTtagcttctgtgtgtgtgtgtgtgtgcgcgcgcatatCAGTAAACCTCTGTATCTTCCTCAGATCTGTTTATGAACAAAGATGGCTACCTTCACCAACCACTCAACCAATGAGAGCAGCGGGCAAAACTGCCGCTGTCGCTTCAAGGAGGACTTCAAGTACATCCTGCTTCCTGTCAGCTACACTCTGGTCTTCGTGATTGGCCTAGCCCTGAACTTCACGGCCATGTACGTGATCCTGTTCCGTACAAAACTCTGGAAGCCCTCCACGGTGTACATGTTCAACCTGACAGTGTGcgacaccctctacatcctcacccTACCCTTCCTAATCTACTACTACGCCGACGAGAACGACTGGCCCTTCAGTGAGCCGTTCTGCAAACTCATCCGCTTCCTGTTCTACGCTAACCTCTACGGTTCCATCCTGTTCCTGTGCTGCATCAGCCTGCACCGCTTTCTGGGTGTGTGTTACCCGATTAGGTCCCTGAGCTGGGTCAGCGCCAGGAGAGCCCGGCTGGTGTCTGTGGCGGTGTGGGCGTGTGTGTTGATGTGCCAGGCTCCCGTGCTCTACTTCTCACGGACCAGGGACGAGGGAACGGAGAGGGTGTGTTTTGACACCACCAGTCCAGAGTTATTTCATGACTTCCTAGTGTACAGCTTGGTGGTATGTATGCTGCTGTTTGCCTTCCCCttcatggtggtgatggtgtgctATGGACTGATGGTGAGGAAGCTTCTGGAGCCCACCTGGGGGGCAGGAGGGAGCCAGTCGAGGGGAGTCGGGAGGATCGCTCCTCATCGCTCCAAACAGAAGTCTGTGAAGATGATAATCATTGTGTTAGCAGCGTTCATGCTGTGTTTCCTACCCTTCCACCTGACCAGAAGTCTGTACTACTTCCTCAGATACCTGGAGCAGATGGACCCCTCCCAGGTACAGTACCACAACCACTGGAAAACTACGCTTTTAAAGGCTCTGCCTGGCTTCACCTTTCACCCAAGGTGCAGGAGGCTGGCTCCAGGTAGATTCACCTTTCACCCAAGATGCAGGAGGCTGGCTCCAGGTAGATTCACCTTTTACCCAAGGTGCAGGAGGCTGGCTCCAGGTAGATTCACCTTTTACCCAAGGTGCAGGAGGCTGGCTCCAGGTAGATTCACCTTTCACCCAAGGTGCAGGAGGCTGGCTCTAGGTAGATTCACCTTTTACCCAAGGTGCAGGAGGCTGGCTCTAGGTAGATTCACCTTTTACCCAAGGTGCAGGAGGCTGGCTCCAGGTAGATTCACCTTTCACCCAAGGTGCAGGAGGCTGGCTCTAGGTAGATTCACCTTTTACCCAAGGTGCAGGAGGCTGGCTCTAGGTAGATTCACCTTTCACCCAAGGTGCAGGAGGCTGGCTCCAGGTAGATTCACCTTTTACCCAAGGTGCAGGAGGCTGGCTCTAGGTAGATTCACCTTTCACCCAAGGTGCAGGAGGCTGGCTCCAGGTAGATTCACCTTTTACCCAAGGTGCAGGAGGCTGGTTCCAGGTAGATTCACCTTTCACCCAAGGTGCAGGAGGCTGGCTCTAGGTAGATTCATCTTTCACCCAAGGTGCAGGAGGCTGGCTCCAGGTAGATTCACCTTTTACCCAAGGTGCAGGAGGCTGGCTCCAGGTAGATTCACCTTTCACCCAAGGTGCAGGAGGCTGGCTCCAGGTAGATTTCACCTTTCACCCAAGGTGCAGGAGGCTGGTTCCAGGTAGATTCACCTTTCACCCAAGGTGCAGGAGGCTGGCTCCAGGTAGATTCACCTTTCACCCAAGGTGCAGGAGGCTGGCTCCAGGTAGATTCACCTTTCACCCAAGGTGCAGGAGGCTGGCTCCAGGTAGATTTCACCTTTCACCCAAGGTGCAGGAGGCTGGTTCCAGGTAGATTCACCTTTCACCCAAGGTGCAGGAGGCTGGCTCCAGGTAGATTTCACCTTTCACCCAAGGTGCAGGAGGCTGGTTCCAGGTAGATTCACCTTTCACCCAAGGTGCAGGAGGCTGGCTCCAGCTGGCTCAGGCTCAATTCCACTGCTATTATGATTGTTGATATTGTCATTATCCTTGACATATAAAGGTCTTTGCCATATCGAGAGGATATCTGCAGCATTTACCTTTCAATCATTTGTTCTTGTATTCATCCCCAGGTGAGCTGTGAGCTGCTGAAGGCGTCCAGCCTGGCTTATATGGTGACACGCCCCTTGGCCAGCGCCAACAGCTGTGTGGATCCCGTACTTTACTTCATGGCTGGGCAGGGTTTCCGTAGTAACCTCGGCAACAAAAATCAGAGCATCGCCAAGGAAACCAGGAAGCGTGATGGCGGCCCTTTCGAAGCAGCACTGACTGTCAGGAGAGTCAATCTATGTACTGAATAGCTACGGAACCGAGTGAACTCCATTGGACAAACACACTGGAAGGATGACTGGCTCCTCTAAACGGAATATTATTTAGCCCATTTTATTAGCCTGTTTGAAGGAGAATGTATGTCATGATATTTTACTGAATGTTCTTTCCCTGACTGGTAAATACTGGGAGATTACAACATACAATAGAAATACCAGATGTCTTACTTGAAAGTGAGAGGGGAATACAGTAACTCATTGACTGAAATCTGACTTAGCTAAGGAAGCTAAAGGCAGGAAGAAATACACTGGTTGATGCTGAGGGTGTAGAGAGAATAGATGCTGTTATAACATGTCAGGGACGTTAGTGATACTGTAATCTCAATAAACAGTAAATATATATTTAGGGGCCGCTGATTGTAGTGTATCTAACAAATCTTTCTTCAGGattacatacaccacacacagactGTAAATCAGTCTTAAGAGGACCTCCTCGTAAGAGCATTCAGAGAGAGTTGTTCAGCTCCAGGCATGACTTGGGCAAGTTCTTGGGTGTGTCTGGAAAGTCATGAATTAACATCCCAAAGACTCACAGATGGAGCTGGATATAATCCAGACAGAGAGCTTTATAGAAGCAACACAGGCTCACTGCTAGCTGGCACAACTACAAATTACTCAGAAAAAACTCATGCTTAACCCGtaagagtctaagccctgtctaagccggAGGGAGGACGGGTGCAttttttaagaaggtcataccaaggatcatttagcttcTTGATTTTGAATTGTAAGACCCCTTGAACTATCAAAAAATACAAAATGCAttaaataacagattcactacaacAGAGTCCCCCACAAAAAacctaaaggaagtttgttctgaagtgtctatcATATCTGAACGATATAAGACCAGGAaacatgtgtttgtatgtgtttttTTGGACATGTATTTAAGCCCTTATTTTTGACACTAGTCGCCATATACTCTACTGGTCAAATGTTTAagaacacttactcattcaagggtttttctttgtttttactattttctactttgtagaataatagtgaatacatcaaaactatgaaataacacatatgtaatcatgttgtaaccaacaaagtgttgtaaccaaaaaaacatattttatagttgagattcttcaaatagcaaccctttgccttgatgacagctttgcacacttggcattctctcaaccagcttcacctggaatgcttttccaacagctttgaaggagttcccacatatgctgagcacatgcTGGCtgctttttccttcactctgcagtccgactcatcccaaaccatctcaattgggttgaggtcgggggattgtggagtccaggtcatctgatgcagcacaccatcgctctccttcttggtaaaatagcccttgcCCAGCCtcgaggtgtgttgggtcattgtcctgttgaaaaacgaattattgtcccactaagcccaaaccagatgggatggagtattgctgcagaatgctgtggtagccatgctggtgagccttaaattctaaataaatcacagacagtcacaccagcaaagcacccccagaccataacacctcctccatgcctcacggtgggaaatacacatgcagagatttatttatttattatttcacctttatttaaccaggtaggctagttgagaacatgttctcatttacaactgcgacctggccaagataaagcatagcagtgtgaacagacaacaacacagagttacacatggagtaaacaattaacaagtcaataacacagtagaaaaaaaagagagtctatatacattgtgtgcaaaaggcatgaggaggtaggcgaataattacaattttgtagattaacactggagtgataaatgatcagatggtcatgtacaggtagagataccggtgtgcaaaagagcagaaaagtaaataaatataaacagtatggggaagaggtaggtaaaattgggtgggctatttaccgatagactatgtacagctgcagcgatcggttagctgctcagatagcagatgtttgaagttggtgagggagataaaagtctccaacttcagcgatttttgcaattcgttccagtcacaggcagcagagacctggaaccaccaagatcatccgttcacccacaccgcctctcagaaagacacagcggttggaaccaaacatctccaatttggactccagacgaAAGGACATTTCCACCAGTcttatgtccattgctcatgtttcttggcccaagcaagcctcttcttcttattggtgtcctttagtagtggtttcatggcagcaattcgaccatgaaggcctgattctcctctgaacagttgatgttaaccaagatggcgtagcagtaggacgtgttgtcgtgtcgtgtcccttgtatatgtCGTTTGTTTTcgttttttcttcgcatatcttttaaaacattttgctaaacctcaacttcttctaaatactctcctgcaacccgcctcacccaacgtagctatttttcctaaagtatttatatttacttcggatctggaacccctcaactgaagctagccaacTAACTACCAGCTATTCAGTCAGCAAAacattgctagcggtcttcagctaaccggtcatcagctaacctttagctcggaaagctctcgccagttcgaacaacgcgactctaaccagagcataaaggacctattttttaatattttttttatccccggattcccaccgcaaacggaacattttcagctgtttcctcacaactagctatctagctaaccgcaaccccggatgattactcctggctagtgtttccacccacttagcttgaagctagcccggccagagctcctgtgctaccaccgtagcatactcctgggctacaatatccggacccacgaccggtccatcgatgtcaccgcatgaagaggaataaacagactcaccccatcgcgacgtcccccaaaggctaactgtctagcccttgctatctccttgcttgcaaattcggcctgctaactgctagcttgtttagccccggtccacTAACTGCTACCGTGTTTAGcaccggcctactaactgttagcttgttagcacaggcctgctaaccgtctgaatcgcagcgtcccaaacactcactggacccatatttactttctatcccTTTtcgattttttatttgtttataccttccggtaacctgcctcacccaatgtgatacggaatcgctattatttaaaaaaatttagaacacactcaagaacctccagaggctaaccagctaactggctacaagctatttagtcattgttagttttctaacctggataacactcgccagtccagcttccctgccccatccaccgctgccccctggacactgatcacttggctacatagctgatgcatgctggactgtccattaatcacggtaatccattctgcttgtttatgttttatctgtcggccccagccgcactcaggctctgtgtgtagttaatccgaccccccctctgcctagtcaacgccattctacctgctgttgttgtgctagctgattagctgttgttgtctcacctactgttttagctagctctcccaattcaacacctgtgattactgtatgcctcgctgtatgtctctctcaaatgtcaatatgccttgtatactgttgtgcaggttagttatcattgttttagtttacaatggagcccctagttccactcttcatacccctgatacctcctttgtcccaccccccacacatgcggtgacctcacccattacaaccagcatgtccagagatacaacctctctcatcatcacccagtgcctgggcttacctccgctgtacccgcaccccaccatacccctgtctgcgcattatgccctgaatatattctaccatgctcagaaacctgctcctcttattctctgtccccaacgctctaggcgaccagttttgatagcctttagccgcaccctcatactactccttctctgttccgcgggtgatgtggaggtaaacccaggccctgcatgtccccaggcacctcatttgttgacttctgtgatcgaaaagccttggtttcatgcatgtcaacatcagaagcctcctccctaagtttgtcttactcactgctttagcacactctgctaaccctgatgtccttgccgtgtctgaatcctggctcaggaaggccaccaaaaattctgagatttccatacccaactataacatcttccatcaagatagaactgccaaagggggaggagttgcagtctactgcagagatagcctgcaaagtaatgtcatactttccaggtccatacccaaacagttcgaactactaattttgaaaattactctctccagaaataagtctctcactgttgccgcctgctaccgacccccctcagctcccagctgtgccctggacaccatttgtgaattgatcgccccccatctagcttcagagtttgttctgttaggtgacctaaactgggatatgcttaacaccccggcagtcctacaatctaagctagatgccctcaatctcactcaaatcatcaagcaacccaccaggtacaaccctaactctgtaaacaagggcaccctcatagacgtcatcctgaccaactggccctccaaatacacctccgctgtcttcaaccaggatctcagcgatcactgcctcattgcctgtatccgctacggagccgcagtcaaacgaccacccctcatcactatcaaacgctccctaaaacacttctgtgagcaggcctttctaatcgacctggcccgggtatcctggaaggacattgacctcatcccgtcagttgaggatgcctggtctttctttaaaagtaacttcctcaccattttagataagcatgctccgttcaaaaaatgcagaaccaagaacagatacagcccctggttcactccagacctgactgccctcgaccagcacaaaaacatcctgtggcggactgcaataacattgaatagtccccgcgatatgcaactgttcagggaagtcaggaaccaatacacgcagtcagtcaggaaagctaaggccagcttcttcaggcagaagtttgcatcctgtagctccaactccaaaaagttctgggacactgtgaagtccatggagaacaagagcacctcctcccagctgcccactgcactgaggctaggtaacacggtcaccaccgataaatccatgattatcgaaaacttcaacaagcatttctcaacggctggccatgccttccgcctggctactccaacctcggccaacagcccccccccccgcagctactcgcccaagcctctccaggttctcctttacccaaatcc
Proteins encoded:
- the LOC115123196 gene encoding P2Y purinoceptor 2-like, producing MATFTNHSTNESSGQNCRCRFKEDFKYILLPVSYTLVFVIGLALNFTAMYVILFRTKLWKPSTVYMFNLTVCDTLYILTLPFLIYYYADENDWPFSEPFCKLIRFLFYANLYGSILFLCCISLHRFLGVCYPIRSLSWVSARRARLVSVAVWACVLMCQAPVLYFSRTRDEGTERVCFDTTSPELFHDFLVYSLVVCMLLFAFPFMVVMVCYGLMVRKLLEPTWGAGGSQSRGVGRIAPHRSKQKSVKMIIIVLAAFMLCFLPFHLTRSLYYFLRYLEQMDPSQVSCELLKASSLAYMVTRPLASANSCVDPVLYFMAGQGFRSNLGNKNQSIAKETRKRDGGPFEAALTVRRVNLCTE